One genomic window of Megachile rotundata isolate GNS110a chromosome 12, iyMegRotu1, whole genome shotgun sequence includes the following:
- the wls gene encoding wnt ligand secretion mediator — protein sequence MQGTIIENLSGKKLSVLVVLLIIAQIICFLIGGLIAPTPASSQNILGTPCEDIRVNGSEPGGNKWFYPRGKGACTAVDMNRFSFDSHHQAYQVVYTFQMPGPRYSMQLDYSRWQQNLIGVLQVDIVYHSQIEIAPKTKITLDARLAYRNKGDPDEAWKPYAASVVERILDCSIDDAMEQYNYNCKVVPLFELGSLFHDYYLLNIRLPADTDKNINQGLGHITDLWLTAINQNGGFTKVWVSLKTVYFPIVICVLAWYWRRVHMLSRSPALLEYLLLALGIALTFLNTPLEYLTLAYDMPFMLLLGDIKQGVFYAILLSFWLVFAGEHLMIQEGEQRNSLKCYWRHLSAVGIGCLSLFVFDMCERGVQLRNPFYSIWVTDLGTKFALSFIILAGISAGVYLIFLSYMIWNVFMNISAKRAALPSMSSARRLHYEGVIYRFKFLMITTLLCASLTVIGFMLGQVAEGQWKWDEDLHLEMTSAFFTGVYGMWNIYIIALLCLYAPSHKQWPIEPSENSISEEIEFSRLSTDPNEMLSLTAFARKAAVE from the exons ATGCAAGGGACTATCATAGAAAATTTAAGCGGTAAAAAACTTTCAGTATTAGTTGTACTGCTGATTATCGCacaaataatttgttttttaattggTGGACTGATTG ctCCAACTCCTGCTAGTAGTCAGAATATACTTGGTACACCTTGCGAAGATATTCGTGTAAATGGATCTGAGCCAGGAGGAAATAAATGGTTTTATCCAAGAGGAAAAGGAGCTTGTACTGCTGTTGATATGAACCGTTTTAGTTTTGATAGCCATCATCAAGCATACCAAGTTGTTTATACATTTCag atGCCTGGTCCTCGATATAGCATGCAACTTGATTACTCCAGATGGCAACAAAATTTGATAGGTGTTCTACAAGTGGATATTGTTTATCATAGTCAAatagaaattg CTCCTAAGACAAAAATCACATTAGATGCAAGACTCGCTTACAGAAACAAAGGTGATCCAGATGAGGCTTGGAAACCTTATGCTGCCTCTGTGGTAGAAAGAATTTTGGACTGTAGTATTGATGAT GCGATGGaacaatataattacaattgcaAGGTGGTCCCATTATTTGAACTTGGCTCTTTGTTCCATGATTACTATCTTTTAAATATTCGTCTTCCTGCTGATacagataaaaatatcaatCAGGGTTTGGGACACATAACTGATTTATGGCTTACA GCTAtcaatcaaaatggcggatttaCAAAGGTATGGGTTAGTTTGAAAACCGTTTACTTTCCCATTGTTATATGCGTTCTTGCTTGGTATTGGAGAAGAGTACATATGCTTTCAAGATCCCCAGCTCTTTTGGAATATTTACTTTTGGCATTAGGCATAGCTCTAACATTTTTAAACA cTCCTTTGGAATATTTGACTCTTGCTTATGACATGCCATTTATGCTTTTATTGGGAGATATTAAACAAGGAGTGTTCTATGCAATTCTTTTATCTTTTTGGCTTGTTTTTGCTGGAGAACATCTTATG ATACAG GAAGGTGAACAAAGAAATTCGTTAAAATGTTACTGGCGTCATCTGTCTGCAGTAGGAATTGGTTGCCTCTCATTATTTGTATTTGATATGTGTGAACGTGGTGTACAATTAAGAAATCCATTCTACTCAATTTGGGTTACAGATCTTGGGACTAAATTTGCT tTATCATTCATCATTTTAGCCGGTATATCTGCTGgcgtgtatttaatatttttatcttacATGATATGGAATGTATTCATGAATATTAGCGCAAAAAGAGCTGCATTACCTAGCATGAGTTCTGCACGACGTTTACATTATGAAGGAGTAATATACCGATTTAAATTTCTGATGATTACTACGCTGTTATGCGCATCTTTAACCGTTATTGGATTTATGCTTGGCCAG gTTGCAGAAGGACAGTGGAAATGGGACGAAGACTTACATTTGGAAATGACATCTGCATTTTTCACCGGAGTCTATGGAATGTGGAATATTTATATCATAGCactattgtgcttgtatgcacCATCACATAAACAATGGCCCATCGAACCATCCG AAAATAGTATTAGCgaagaaattgaattttcgCGTTTATCTACCGATCCAAATGAGATGTTGTCTTTGACAGCGTTTGCACGAAAAGCGGCGGTAGAGTAA